A window of the Egibacter rhizosphaerae genome harbors these coding sequences:
- the dnaA gene encoding chromosomal replication initiator protein DnaA, whose amino-acid sequence MRSALPHVWISLWTTFSRCWPPTPPPSPPHRSPDRRWHPRDPSRPPPTPHTSPARNPPSPRGSRSTARPPARGALRGRTRGPSMSDAAVIDLADLWRRSLEHLQHELTGAAQRTWLAETEPVGFSHGTVYLAAPHPFAREQLDLRYGDTLRSALSHAAGESVEVVITVRAAPAPEASQSPDASAPSDADRSPADGPALEPRAARSEQGSEPGPEAFPSQQTAGPPLNDKYTFDRFVIGASNRFAHAAAFAVAEAPAKAYNPLFVYGGAGLGKTHLLQAVGHYAVNLYPRLRVRYVTSEQFTNEFIDAISNGRQVPFQRRYRDVEVLLIDDVQFLATRERTQEEFFHTFNALHNAEKQIVISSDRPPKQMGQLEERLRTRFEWGLITDIQPPDLETRLAILRKKSAQEHLHVPPEVLELIANRISSNIRELEGALIRVTAFASLQGTEPTLGLAQTVLKDLFPETSTNEVSVSLIMSETARYFGMTVEELCSSSRTRQLVNARQVAMYLARELTDLSLPKIGDAFGGRDHSTVMHANRKVAGLMKERHALYDQVQELTSRIKTSAQSAG is encoded by the coding sequence ATGAGGAGCGCCCTTCCACATGTGTGGATCAGCTTGTGGACAACCTTCTCGCGTTGCTGGCCTCCAACACCGCCTCCCTCGCCACCACACCGGTCGCCGGATCGTCGGTGGCACCCTCGCGATCCGTCTCGACCGCCTCCCACTCCGCACACCTCACCCGCACGCAACCCACCGAGCCCTCGGGGCTCGCGTTCGACCGCCCGCCCCCCTGCACGCGGCGCGCTCCGCGGCCGGACGAGAGGACCGTCAATGTCTGATGCTGCCGTGATCGACCTCGCTGACCTGTGGCGCCGTTCGCTGGAGCATCTCCAGCACGAGCTGACCGGCGCCGCCCAGCGCACCTGGCTCGCCGAGACCGAGCCCGTGGGCTTCAGCCACGGCACGGTCTACCTCGCCGCTCCGCATCCCTTCGCCCGGGAGCAACTCGACCTGCGGTACGGCGACACGCTGCGCTCCGCGCTGTCGCACGCGGCCGGTGAGTCGGTCGAGGTCGTCATCACGGTGCGCGCCGCTCCCGCACCCGAGGCGTCCCAGTCGCCAGACGCCAGCGCCCCGTCGGACGCCGATCGCTCCCCGGCCGACGGCCCCGCCCTGGAACCCAGGGCCGCGCGGTCCGAGCAGGGGAGCGAACCCGGTCCGGAGGCGTTCCCCTCTCAACAGACGGCCGGTCCGCCCCTCAACGACAAGTACACGTTCGACCGCTTCGTGATCGGGGCCAGCAATCGCTTCGCCCACGCGGCGGCCTTCGCGGTCGCGGAAGCTCCCGCCAAGGCCTACAACCCCCTGTTCGTCTACGGCGGGGCCGGCCTGGGCAAGACGCACCTGCTCCAGGCCGTGGGGCACTACGCGGTCAACCTCTATCCCCGCCTGCGGGTGCGCTACGTCACGAGCGAACAGTTCACGAACGAGTTCATCGACGCGATCTCCAACGGCCGCCAAGTGCCCTTCCAGCGGCGGTACCGCGACGTCGAGGTCCTCCTCATCGACGACGTGCAGTTCCTCGCGACGCGGGAACGGACCCAGGAGGAGTTCTTCCACACGTTCAACGCCCTACACAACGCGGAGAAGCAGATCGTCATCTCCTCGGACCGCCCGCCCAAGCAGATGGGCCAGCTCGAGGAACGGCTGCGCACCCGCTTCGAGTGGGGGTTGATCACCGACATCCAGCCCCCCGACCTCGAGACGCGCCTGGCGATCCTTCGCAAGAAGTCGGCCCAGGAGCACCTCCACGTGCCCCCCGAGGTCCTCGAGCTCATCGCGAACCGGATCAGTTCGAACATCCGCGAGCTCGAGGGGGCGCTCATCCGCGTGACCGCCTTCGCATCCCTGCAGGGGACCGAACCCACGCTCGGTCTCGCTCAGACCGTGCTGAAGGATCTCTTCCCGGAGACCAGCACCAACGAGGTGAGCGTCAGCCTGATCATGTCCGAGACCGCGCGCTACTTCGGCATGACCGTCGAGGAGCTCTGCTCCAGCAGCCGCACCCGCCAGCTGGTCAACGCCCGCCAGGTGGCCATGTACCTCGCGCGTGAGCTCACCGACCTCTCGCTGCCCAAGATCGGTGACGCCTTCGGCGGACGCGACCACTCCACCGTCATGCACGCCAACCGCAAGGTCGCCGGGCTGATGAAGGAGCGGCACGCGCTCTACGATCAGGTCCAGGAGCTCACCAGCCGCATCAAGACCAGCGCGCAGTCGGCGGGATAG
- the rpmH gene encoding 50S ribosomal protein L34, with product MKRTYQPKVRRRKRRHGFRARMRTREGRDTIRRRRAKGRQRLTA from the coding sequence ATGAAACGCACGTATCAGCCGAAGGTCCGCCGTCGCAAGCGGCGCCACGGATTCCGCGCCCGTATGCGGACCCGCGAGGGCCGAGATACGATCCGTCGCCGGCGGGCCAAGGGTCGCCAGCGCCTGACGGCGTAG
- the rnpA gene encoding ribonuclease P protein component has translation MTAGEAGQGAGAGAVIGARARHAPARLRRSGEVRAVLARRQRRTGRYMVVHGHDRGDSAPPRATVVAGRRVGRAVDRNRAKRRLRAGLREVGVEPGHDVVVVARPRAVTAPFKGLCSELAALLPGGRDGAPDD, from the coding sequence ATGACTGCGGGGGAGGCCGGCCAAGGTGCCGGGGCGGGGGCAGTGATCGGGGCTCGGGCGCGCCACGCGCCCGCACGCCTCCGCCGGAGCGGCGAGGTTCGTGCGGTTCTTGCACGTCGGCAGCGGCGAACCGGGCGCTACATGGTCGTTCATGGACACGACCGGGGTGACAGTGCACCTCCGCGTGCCACGGTGGTGGCGGGCCGCAGAGTGGGGCGAGCGGTGGATCGCAACCGAGCGAAACGACGACTGCGGGCCGGGCTGCGCGAGGTCGGGGTGGAACCCGGGCACGACGTGGTGGTGGTCGCGCGACCCCGTGCGGTGACGGCACCCTTCAAGGGACTGTGCAGCGAGTTGGCTGCGCTCTTGCCAGGCGGACGAGATGGCGCACCAGACGATTGA
- the yidD gene encoding membrane protein insertion efficiency factor YidD has translation MAHQTIDELGRPRPSAPARVLRGVVRVYQLIPRGMPRCRFAPTCSDYAMEALATHGARRGSSLVARRLARCHPFHPGGIDHVPPRR, from the coding sequence ATGGCGCACCAGACGATTGACGAGCTTGGGCGCCCGCGCCCGTCGGCTCCCGCTCGCGTACTGCGTGGCGTGGTGCGCGTCTACCAGTTGATCCCGCGGGGCATGCCACGCTGTCGATTCGCGCCCACCTGTTCGGACTACGCGATGGAGGCGCTGGCCACGCACGGTGCCCGGCGCGGTTCGAGCCTGGTCGCGCGTCGCTTGGCGCGGTGTCACCCTTTCCATCCCGGCGGCATCGACCACGTCCCACCTCGCCGGTAG
- a CDS encoding YidC/Oxa1 family membrane protein insertase: MQIWISLLEGLESVLRFFQSVIEPVLPAYSWAVAIVLLTVAVRVLLLPLAVKQIRSMRAMQQLQPEMKKIQEKYKVDRSLMKTDPEKYKAKRQKQQEAMMALYKEHNVNPMAGCLPLLPQIPIFIALFWVLDSRSAQVQVEELETSGFILVESLSARAADGNGIGALVLVALMGITMFLTQKTMMAMNPQAGQNPQQKILMYVLPPMLTIFAFNFPSGVVLYWVTTNLWQMAQQWLMLRNVGPPPAQATTKPA; encoded by the coding sequence GTGCAGATCTGGATCAGCCTCCTGGAAGGACTCGAGTCGGTCCTGCGGTTCTTCCAGAGCGTCATCGAGCCGGTGCTCCCTGCCTACTCGTGGGCGGTGGCGATCGTGCTGCTGACGGTGGCTGTGCGGGTCCTATTGTTGCCGCTGGCGGTCAAGCAGATCCGGTCGATGCGGGCCATGCAGCAGTTGCAGCCCGAGATGAAGAAGATCCAGGAGAAGTACAAGGTCGACCGGTCCCTCATGAAGACGGACCCGGAGAAGTACAAGGCGAAGCGCCAGAAGCAGCAGGAAGCGATGATGGCGCTGTACAAGGAGCACAACGTCAACCCCATGGCGGGGTGCTTGCCGCTCCTCCCTCAGATCCCCATCTTCATCGCGCTGTTCTGGGTCCTCGATTCCCGGAGCGCCCAGGTGCAGGTCGAGGAACTGGAAACGAGTGGGTTCATCCTTGTCGAGAGCCTCTCGGCGCGGGCCGCGGACGGCAACGGTATCGGAGCCCTCGTCCTGGTGGCGTTGATGGGCATCACGATGTTCCTGACACAGAAGACGATGATGGCGATGAACCCGCAGGCGGGGCAAAACCCGCAGCAGAAGATCCTGATGTACGTGTTGCCCCCGATGCTGACGATCTTCGCGTTCAACTTTCCGTCAGGTGTCGTGCTTTACTGGGTCACGACGAACCTATGGCAGATGGCGCAACAGTGGCTGATGCTTCGCAACGTCGGTCCACCCCCCGCCCAAGCGACCACGAAGCCGGCGTGA
- a CDS encoding protein jag, with product MSDTTEPDAMADGQDHEASESTDEAPVDEEFEGDDTAEASELTPEQRIEQLDEEAEIAADFIEGLLDQLGLPGDIEIVVREEQALVNISDVGTGLLIGRRGATLEALQELVRCATQRRTERRAHVRVDIEGYRERQVEKLRDKCRDAIALARESGEPQRLEPMDPYERKMMHDIIAKAGGVTSTSEGAEPRRRVVIHPLEQ from the coding sequence GTGAGCGACACCACCGAACCCGACGCGATGGCCGACGGACAGGATCACGAGGCCTCGGAGTCGACCGATGAGGCGCCTGTTGACGAAGAGTTCGAGGGCGACGACACCGCCGAGGCGAGCGAGCTGACCCCGGAGCAGCGCATCGAGCAGCTCGACGAGGAGGCCGAGATCGCGGCCGACTTCATCGAGGGGCTGCTCGATCAACTCGGCCTGCCGGGGGACATCGAGATCGTCGTCCGCGAGGAGCAGGCCCTGGTGAACATCTCGGACGTGGGCACCGGCCTGCTCATCGGGCGCCGAGGCGCGACGCTAGAGGCCCTCCAAGAGCTCGTGCGCTGCGCGACGCAGCGGCGCACGGAGCGTCGAGCGCACGTGCGCGTCGATATCGAGGGGTACCGAGAGCGTCAGGTCGAGAAGCTGCGCGACAAGTGCCGGGATGCGATCGCCCTCGCGAGGGAGAGCGGGGAACCCCAGCGGCTCGAGCCGATGGATCCCTACGAGCGCAAGATGATGCACGACATCATCGCCAAGGCGGGTGGAGTGACGTCGACGAGCGAGGGGGCGGAGCCCCGGCGCCGTGTGGTCATCCATCCCCTCGAGCAGTAG
- the rsmG gene encoding 16S rRNA (guanine(527)-N(7))-methyltransferase RsmG — translation MTEEAEERLDRYAELLRDSPINLVSRGARASVRERHIVESRAVVEHLNPRPDSSWLDLGTGGGLPGIVLAIERPDVEVVLADARAKKVREVERFCAVLGVANAAVRCGRAEQLARDPELRGRFDGVLVRALGTLPVVAELARGFVGPGGEIVAVKGPGVDAELEAGRSAADMLGLDIESVEEVADAATVVRLVRFRAVGAPPATTPRADGVPQRHPLA, via the coding sequence GTGACGGAGGAGGCCGAGGAACGGCTCGACCGGTATGCGGAGCTCCTGCGGGACAGCCCCATCAATCTGGTCTCACGGGGTGCGCGGGCGTCCGTGCGCGAGCGACACATCGTGGAGAGCCGCGCTGTCGTCGAGCATCTCAATCCTCGCCCGGATAGCTCGTGGCTCGACCTCGGGACGGGTGGCGGGCTCCCCGGCATCGTGTTGGCGATCGAACGTCCTGACGTCGAGGTGGTGCTCGCGGACGCCCGCGCGAAGAAGGTCCGCGAGGTGGAGCGCTTCTGCGCAGTGCTCGGTGTCGCGAACGCGGCTGTGCGGTGTGGACGGGCGGAGCAGTTAGCCCGCGATCCAGAGTTGCGCGGCAGGTTCGACGGGGTTCTCGTTCGCGCGCTGGGGACACTTCCGGTGGTCGCGGAACTCGCCCGCGGCTTTGTGGGTCCCGGGGGCGAGATCGTGGCGGTGAAGGGTCCCGGGGTGGATGCCGAGCTTGAGGCTGGCCGCTCCGCCGCCGACATGCTCGGGCTTGACATCGAGTCCGTGGAGGAGGTGGCCGACGCCGCGACCGTGGTGCGGTTGGTGCGCTTCCGAGCAGTGGGCGCGCCTCCGGCTACGACACCACGGGCTGACGGCGTCCCGCAGCGCCACCCCCTGGCCTGA
- a CDS encoding ParA family protein produces the protein MSASAEVEAPSGRVIAVANQKGGVGKTTTAVNLAAALAEQGHRVLLADLDPQGNATSGVGMRGAQDTATIYEMLLGDATFADGEQATAWSNLSLIASTIDLAGAEIELVSAFSREQKLRRALEPAREVYDLIVIDCPPSLGLLTVNALTAADGVLVPIQCEYYALEGLGALQRNVELVRTNLNPGLEIIGYVLTMHDGRTRLSQQVSAEVTGHFGERVCKTRVPRSVRLAEAPSYAQPITVFDPASRGAIAYHRLARELVERLASLGTPAPIAGGPRA, from the coding sequence GTGAGCGCTTCGGCAGAGGTGGAAGCCCCCTCGGGGCGCGTGATCGCGGTCGCGAACCAGAAGGGTGGGGTGGGCAAGACAACCACTGCGGTGAACCTGGCAGCAGCACTGGCCGAGCAAGGGCACCGGGTGCTTCTGGCCGACCTCGATCCCCAGGGGAATGCGACCTCGGGGGTCGGCATGCGGGGCGCACAGGACACGGCCACGATCTACGAGATGCTCCTCGGGGACGCCACCTTCGCGGACGGTGAACAGGCCACGGCCTGGAGCAACCTCTCCCTCATCGCCTCAACCATCGACTTGGCGGGAGCGGAGATCGAGCTGGTCAGTGCGTTCAGCCGGGAGCAGAAGCTGCGCCGTGCGCTCGAGCCGGCGCGGGAGGTCTACGACCTCATCGTGATCGACTGCCCACCCAGTCTCGGCTTGCTGACCGTCAACGCGCTCACCGCCGCTGATGGGGTGCTGGTCCCGATCCAGTGCGAGTACTACGCCCTCGAGGGTCTCGGCGCCCTCCAGCGAAACGTGGAGCTGGTCCGGACGAACCTGAACCCGGGCCTGGAGATCATCGGCTACGTGCTCACGATGCACGATGGGCGAACCCGGCTGAGCCAGCAGGTGTCGGCAGAGGTGACGGGACACTTCGGTGAGCGCGTCTGCAAGACCCGAGTCCCACGGTCCGTACGCCTGGCGGAAGCGCCCTCGTACGCACAGCCGATCACGGTCTTCGACCCGGCCTCCCGGGGAGCGATCGCGTACCACCGGTTGGCTCGTGAGCTCGTGGAGCGACTCGCCTCACTCGGTACCCCTGCCCCGATTGCCGGAGGACCACGCGCATGA
- a CDS encoding ParB/RepB/Spo0J family partition protein, giving the protein MSRQGGLGRGLDALIPTATEGRSGLLTLRLGAIVPNRRQPREDFDEQGLEELAQSLRQLGMLQPVLVRPVEDGKYELIAGERRYRAAQIAGLEEIPALVRATDDSDLLTEALVENIHRVDLNPLEEAAGMQQLLDDFGLTHDELADRIGKSRPSITNTLRLLSLGPELQKRVATGALRPGHARALLAIKDENEQERIAQRVVAEGLSVRATEELARKGAAGSARTKPDSGDGTGERSGGRGSDEANRRGGSRGRSSLPHLEEALSDALATQVRIEGSADRGRIVVDYAGSEDLERLLAILGARTGEELGHEQP; this is encoded by the coding sequence ATGAGTCGCCAAGGGGGTCTCGGCCGCGGACTCGACGCTCTCATCCCGACGGCCACGGAGGGGCGGAGCGGCCTGCTCACGCTGCGCCTGGGCGCGATCGTGCCGAATCGGCGACAGCCGCGGGAGGACTTCGACGAACAGGGCCTGGAGGAGTTGGCGCAGTCGTTGCGGCAGCTCGGCATGCTCCAGCCGGTCCTGGTGCGGCCGGTCGAGGACGGCAAGTACGAGCTGATCGCCGGGGAGCGTCGGTATCGCGCCGCCCAGATCGCGGGACTCGAGGAGATCCCGGCGCTGGTGCGGGCCACCGACGACAGCGACCTGCTGACCGAGGCGCTGGTCGAGAACATCCATCGCGTCGACCTGAACCCGCTCGAGGAGGCCGCGGGGATGCAACAGCTTCTCGACGACTTCGGGTTGACCCACGACGAGCTCGCCGATCGCATCGGGAAATCCCGGCCGTCGATCACGAACACCCTGCGGCTCCTCTCGCTGGGGCCGGAGCTGCAGAAGCGGGTCGCGACGGGTGCACTGCGGCCCGGTCACGCGCGGGCGTTGCTGGCGATCAAGGACGAGAACGAGCAGGAGCGCATCGCCCAGCGGGTCGTCGCTGAAGGGCTGTCCGTTCGAGCGACCGAAGAACTCGCGCGCAAGGGCGCCGCCGGGTCCGCTCGCACGAAACCGGACAGTGGAGACGGCACGGGGGAACGATCGGGAGGCCGCGGATCGGATGAGGCGAACCGGCGCGGCGGGAGCCGTGGGCGGTCCTCACTCCCCCACCTCGAGGAGGCGCTGAGCGACGCGCTCGCAACGCAGGTGCGGATCGAGGGAAGCGCCGACCGGGGTCGGATCGTCGTGGACTATGCAGGCTCCGAAGACCTGGAGCGGCTGCTGGCGATCCTTGGTGCACGAACTGGCGAGGAGCTCGGCCACGAGCAGCCATAA
- a CDS encoding D-alanine--D-alanine ligase family protein, which yields MTGVAVVAGGLSLERDVSLRSGGRVADALTDRGHEVELLDLDSALVERLSEKTFDVVFLALHGKSGEDGTVQALLDLMGIPYTGPDATASAIAWDKGVFKGLSARHGIPTPDWVPVSSEAIRDLGAASALPRIIERLGSPLVVKPAQGGAFMGVRVVDGDDDLRAGLVSALSYYDVALAERFVRGSEVAIAILDGEALPAVEIVPKTGQYDFSARYTHGAADFYAPARLDDRTRGEAEQVALRAWELAGCRDITRADLIVDADGQPWLLELDTCPGMTETSLVPMAAEAAGIGFDELCERLVQLALRR from the coding sequence TTGACGGGCGTCGCGGTGGTTGCGGGCGGTCTGAGCCTCGAACGGGATGTCAGCCTCCGCTCGGGGGGCCGGGTCGCCGATGCCCTGACCGACCGCGGACACGAGGTTGAGCTCCTCGACCTCGATAGCGCCCTGGTCGAGCGGTTGTCCGAGAAGACCTTCGACGTGGTCTTTCTGGCGTTGCACGGCAAGTCGGGGGAGGACGGAACCGTCCAAGCGCTGCTGGACCTCATGGGGATCCCGTACACCGGGCCCGACGCGACGGCTTCCGCGATCGCGTGGGACAAGGGCGTGTTCAAGGGCCTCTCCGCGCGCCACGGGATCCCGACGCCCGACTGGGTACCGGTGAGCAGCGAGGCCATCCGGGACCTCGGCGCCGCGTCCGCGCTGCCCCGCATCATCGAGCGGCTGGGCTCGCCGCTGGTGGTCAAGCCAGCGCAGGGCGGTGCTTTCATGGGGGTGCGCGTGGTCGATGGGGACGACGATCTCCGCGCGGGCCTCGTCAGCGCGCTGAGCTACTACGACGTCGCTCTGGCGGAACGCTTCGTCCGAGGGTCCGAGGTTGCCATCGCCATCCTCGACGGGGAGGCCCTGCCGGCCGTGGAGATCGTCCCCAAGACGGGTCAGTACGACTTCTCCGCCCGGTACACCCACGGCGCCGCGGACTTCTACGCGCCGGCACGGCTCGACGACCGGACGCGGGGGGAGGCCGAGCAGGTCGCACTGCGCGCATGGGAGCTCGCCGGTTGCCGGGACATCACTCGGGCGGACCTGATCGTTGACGCCGATGGCCAACCATGGCTGCTCGAGTTGGACACCTGCCCGGGCATGACCGAGACGTCGCTGGTGCCCATGGCCGCCGAGGCGGCCGGCATCGGTTTCGACGAGCTGTGTGAGCGCTTGGTGCAGCTCGCACTTCGCCGCTGA
- a CDS encoding PLP-dependent aminotransferase family protein, which yields MSEIRLDSYEAHFAARTRGMAASEIRALFAVANRPEVVSLAGGMPFLSALDLDAVGDLARQVIAEEGSVALQYGGGQGHAPLREQLAHVMDHEGVPAHADELVVTTGGQQALDLTAKLLCNPGDVVLAEGPSYVGALSAFSAYEAEVMHVPMDGDGIAPDVLAERLGRIRASGRRPKFLYTVPNHQNPAGVSLSEGRRQQLAEIAAREDLLIVEDNPYGLLDFKGEMRTALRSLVPERTIYIGTLSKIFSPGIRVGWIAAPGPLREKFVLLKEAADLCQSNLTQLLANRWLSTQDWQGLIEAFRDGHRERSDAMLSELTAEMPEGSTWNIPAGGFFVWLSLPPGMDARELLPKALNARVAYVPGAAFFADGSGGEHMRLSYCYPTPDRIREGVRRLGSVVRTEAELRDAMYGEHH from the coding sequence GTGAGCGAGATCCGCCTGGACAGCTACGAGGCGCACTTCGCTGCCCGCACACGCGGTATGGCGGCAAGCGAGATCCGAGCGCTGTTCGCGGTGGCGAATCGCCCCGAGGTGGTGTCGCTGGCCGGTGGGATGCCCTTCCTGTCGGCATTGGACCTCGACGCGGTGGGCGACCTGGCACGGCAGGTGATCGCCGAAGAGGGATCCGTCGCGCTCCAGTACGGCGGAGGCCAGGGGCACGCGCCACTGCGTGAACAACTCGCCCACGTGATGGACCACGAGGGCGTCCCGGCCCATGCCGATGAGCTCGTCGTGACCACCGGGGGCCAGCAGGCGCTCGATCTGACCGCGAAGCTGTTGTGCAACCCCGGGGACGTCGTCCTCGCCGAGGGTCCGTCCTACGTCGGCGCCCTCAGCGCCTTCTCCGCCTACGAGGCCGAGGTCATGCACGTGCCGATGGATGGCGACGGCATCGCCCCGGATGTCCTCGCCGAGCGGCTGGGCCGGATCCGGGCGAGTGGCCGCCGACCCAAGTTCTTGTACACCGTGCCCAACCATCAGAATCCCGCTGGAGTGTCCCTTTCCGAGGGGCGCCGGCAGCAACTGGCCGAGATCGCGGCGCGGGAGGACCTGCTGATCGTCGAGGACAACCCCTACGGGCTCCTCGATTTCAAGGGGGAGATGCGCACGGCGCTGCGTAGCCTGGTGCCCGAGCGAACGATCTACATCGGCACACTGTCGAAGATCTTCTCCCCGGGCATCCGTGTCGGCTGGATCGCCGCGCCGGGTCCGCTCCGGGAGAAGTTCGTGCTGCTCAAGGAGGCCGCGGATCTTTGTCAGTCCAACCTCACGCAGCTTCTGGCGAACCGCTGGCTCTCGACCCAGGACTGGCAGGGACTGATCGAGGCGTTCCGGGACGGGCATCGCGAACGGTCCGACGCGATGCTGAGCGAGCTCACCGCTGAGATGCCCGAGGGTTCCACGTGGAACATCCCGGCTGGGGGATTCTTCGTGTGGCTCTCCCTGCCGCCGGGCATGGACGCGCGGGAGCTGCTCCCCAAGGCGCTCAACGCGCGCGTGGCATACGTACCGGGTGCTGCGTTCTTCGCCGACGGCAGCGGGGGAGAGCACATGCGGCTCAGCTACTGTTACCCGACGCCCGACCGCATCCGCGAAGGCGTCCGACGACTCGGCAGTGTCGTCCGCACCGAAGCCGAACTCCGCGACGCGATGTACGGAGAGCACCATTGA
- a CDS encoding N-acetylmuramoyl-L-alanine amidase — MVRDEQAPPRIVAGDEGPAVRDVQERLARIVDPSLPLDGHFGAATLAAVRAFQRRRGLPANGVIGQETWEALVEASYTLGDRLLWHSRTPMRGDDVLELQRRLGQLGFDAGPEDAIFGRLTRAAVEEFQRNTGLAVDGVAGDATIRALMRLQRDHQSPGVSTRVREREALRRLAGRGLPGTRILVDPGFGVGHSGPTSPDGAPGHVVTWEVATRLVGRLAALGAEATLSRGPDTDPPPSERARLANELGSDVVLGIGVNAHHNPRAAGTASYYFGSLHATSEAGRRLAEHIHAGVASAGWLPDCRVHPVTWTLLRETRMPAVITEPGFLTSPRDAARLVDPQWQDSLADALASSLARFFSTSGYGASAGESIIEHVGASTH; from the coding sequence ATGGTCAGGGACGAGCAGGCCCCGCCCCGCATCGTCGCGGGTGACGAAGGGCCCGCCGTGCGCGACGTCCAGGAGCGACTCGCGCGCATCGTCGACCCATCCCTTCCCCTCGACGGGCACTTCGGCGCCGCGACGCTCGCGGCCGTCCGGGCGTTCCAGCGGCGACGCGGCCTGCCCGCGAACGGCGTCATCGGCCAGGAGACCTGGGAGGCGCTGGTCGAGGCCAGCTACACCCTGGGCGACCGGCTCCTGTGGCACTCGCGCACACCGATGCGCGGCGACGACGTGCTCGAGCTACAACGCCGACTCGGGCAGTTGGGCTTCGACGCCGGCCCGGAGGACGCCATCTTCGGGCGGCTGACGCGCGCCGCCGTCGAGGAGTTCCAGCGCAACACGGGGTTGGCCGTCGACGGTGTCGCTGGCGACGCGACGATCCGAGCCCTCATGCGCTTGCAACGCGACCACCAGTCGCCCGGTGTCAGCACACGAGTCCGCGAACGTGAGGCGCTGCGGCGCCTCGCCGGCCGCGGGCTACCCGGCACCCGTATCCTCGTCGATCCGGGGTTCGGCGTCGGCCACTCGGGGCCGACGAGCCCGGACGGTGCGCCTGGCCATGTCGTCACCTGGGAGGTCGCCACACGCCTCGTCGGGCGCCTGGCCGCGCTCGGCGCCGAGGCCACCTTGAGCCGCGGACCGGACACGGACCCGCCCCCGAGCGAGCGCGCGCGTCTCGCCAACGAACTGGGTAGCGACGTCGTCCTCGGAATCGGGGTCAACGCCCACCACAACCCCCGCGCCGCCGGTACGGCGAGCTACTACTTCGGTTCTCTGCACGCCACTTCGGAAGCCGGGAGGCGTCTGGCCGAGCACATCCATGCGGGAGTCGCCAGCGCCGGATGGCTGCCCGATTGCCGGGTGCACCCCGTCACCTGGACCCTCCTGCGCGAGACGCGCATGCCGGCTGTCATCACCGAGCCGGGCTTCTTGACGTCGCCGCGTGACGCGGCTCGCCTGGTCGACCCTCAATGGCAGGACTCCCTGGCCGACGCCTTGGCCAGCTCCCTCGCGCGCTTCTTCTCGACGTCGGGCTACGGTGCCTCAGCGGGCGAGTCGATCATCGAGCACGTCGGAGCGTCCACCCACTGA
- the trxA gene encoding thioredoxin codes for MSAQPVTDQEWKAEVEGAEKPVLVDFWAEWCGPCRIVSPIVDEIASERSDDLKVLKLNVDENPDVARRYRVMSIPTLLLLKEGEEAKRIVGAKGKNELLADVDEVVG; via the coding sequence ATGAGCGCACAACCCGTGACGGACCAGGAGTGGAAGGCGGAGGTCGAGGGGGCCGAGAAGCCGGTCCTCGTCGACTTCTGGGCGGAATGGTGCGGCCCGTGCCGCATCGTGAGCCCGATCGTCGACGAGATCGCGAGCGAACGCAGCGACGACCTGAAGGTCCTCAAGCTGAACGTGGACGAGAACCCTGACGTCGCGCGCCGGTACCGCGTCATGTCGATCCCGACGCTTCTGCTCCTCAAGGAGGGCGAGGAGGCCAAGCGCATCGTCGGTGCGAAGGGCAAGAACGAACTCCTCGCCGACGTGGACGAGGTCGTTGGCTAG